The following DNA comes from Alphaproteobacteria bacterium HT1-32.
GGCCCCTTGTAAGGCACCTGACCCTCGACGCCTTCCGGCACCAGCTTCAGGTTATCGTTGACCTCTTCCTGGAAGTAACGGTCAGCGGAACCACGGGCCATCGCACCGAGAGAGCCCATACCACGATAGGATTTGTAGGACCGCCCCTGATACAGGAACACCTCGCCCGGAGATTCGTCCGTTCCCGCGAACAGCGAGCCGATCATGACGCAGCTTGCGCCGGCCGCAATCGCCTTGGCGATGTCGCCAGAGAACTTGATGCCGCCGTCAGCGATAACCGGAATGCCGGATTTGCTGGCAACTTCGACCACATCCATCAGCGCCGTCAGCTGCGGCATTCCGACACCGGCAACCATACGGGTGGTGCAGATCGATCCCGGACCAATGCCAACCTTGATGCAGTCCGCACCGGCATCAATCAGAGCCCGCGCCGCCGCAGCCGTTGCCACATTACCGGCGACGACCTGGGTAAAGTTGGTCCGGCGCTTGACCGCATCAACCGCCGTGATAACGCCGCTGGAATGACCATGCGCGGTATCAATCACCACCACATCGACACCGGATTCGAGCAACAGTTCCGTCCGGCGAGACCCTTCCTCACCGACACCGGTTGCTGCCGCAACACGAAGTCGTCCCTGATCATCCTTGCAGGCGTTCGGGAACTGATGTGCCTTCTCGATATCCTTGACCGTCACGATACCGATACAGCGATAGGTATCGTCAACAACCAGCAGCTTTTCGATACGGAACTTGTGCAGCAGACGCTTTGCCTCGTCCCGGCTGACACCTTCGCGA
Coding sequences within:
- the guaB gene encoding IMP dehydrogenase — its product is MQIKQALTFDDVLLVPQESSVLPNQAKTATQFTKDIALNIPLISAAMDTVTESRLAIAMAQHGGIGVIHKNMTPEEQATEVRRVKRFEAGMVVNPLTIAPDATLQQALDLMSANRISGLPVVESGSGKLVGVLTNRDVRFASNPDEPVSQLMTKENLVTVREGVSRDEAKRLLHKFRIEKLLVVDDTYRCIGIVTVKDIEKAHQFPNACKDDQGRLRVAAATGVGEEGSRRTELLLESGVDVVVIDTAHGHSSGVITAVDAVKRRTNFTQVVAGNVATAAAARALIDAGADCIKVGIGPGSICTTRMVAGVGMPQLTALMDVVEVASKSGIPVIADGGIKFSGDIAKAIAAGASCVMIGSLFAGTDESPGEVFLYQGRSYKSYRGMGSLGAMARGSADRYFQEEVNDNLKLVPEGVEGQVPYKGPIGGVIHQLVGGLKAAMGYTGSADIPSFHQRAEFVQITNAGLAESHVHDVTITREAPNYGGRK